TgttatatttatctatctatctatgtgtgtgtttctatttatatatatattacaaatatatatttcatatattataaaAGTTATGATATTTTTATCTCAGCTATGAATACTCCATCCAAGACAATCTAACAAAAAGCGTAAagctcaaaatttaaaaaccttctGAGTTGGTGCTCAAAGTTGTACAAGAGTCTGAAACACTAAGGTTATTGCTTCTTGCCCTTACTTGCCACCAAGAAGTGGAAggtaagtccttttttttttttttttttttttttttttttttttttttttaagacaccatGCATTTCAGACAGAGGTTCCAGAGGCCACTGAGCCAAGTTGACTTCAATGccatctttctgaggactaaCATTCATAATAATAGAAGGTGTTATGTaagtctcaaaaagagagagacaaattaaagtatctttatttgtgcTCAtatgtgcgcgtgcgcacacacacacacacacagacagacagacagacagacagacagactatatATATAGTCTCCAAGGAAAAACAGACTGTAAACTTGAGAGTAGATGGCCATGGGCAAGGTTTGCGGTAGGGTATCAGGGAGATCCTGGAggtggaaagggagaggggaagtgaTGCAAGTATATTTCAGttacaatacattttaaaattgaaaaggaGATGATCATAGAGGCCTGTGAGAGGAATCAGAGAGATGTCCATCAGTAACACACGGAAAGATGACTCAAGGAAAATCCACCCTACCACCCTCTTGACATCTAATGTTGTCCTTTCATATTTCTGCGAGAAAATGTATTTAAGTTAAAACAAACCTTTGTTAGAGTTAGACATGGTGGTTGAcatcccagcacactggagccTGGAAAAGAGACCACTGCAAGTTCAAAGGCAACTGCAACTCAGAGGATAAAGCCTCAAAAAGACACCATCATGACTACTCCCATTTTATAGGTAGGAAGGTAGCATGTAGGCACATGACTGAGCTCGTTCAGACCAACATCTAGtcataaaacaacagaaacaagttTACATTGGATATGTCTTTCTGAGTTGAGATTCTTTCACATGGTGTTTCACAGCATCTAGGGAGACAATTTGCTGTGCAGGGCCCTCCTGCTGCAGGGGAGAATGCAAAGCACCATAGTGAGCACAGCATACCTGGGGAGGCATTTCTCCGATGTATCATCTTCTAGGTGAAGGGCACTGTAACCTACATACTCGCTGCATATGTCTTTCCTACCTCTATCACTCCAATAATAATGACTATAGAGGAGAGAGTAAACCCAGTGTGAAAATGTCTGCAAAGCTCTCAGAGTGGTGCATGCATGATGTCATACCATAGATAAATGGAAGGCAATGTTGCAGACATACAGAAATAGAGAAGCCATTTCCTGTGAGCACAGGAACACTCCCCAGATTTGTCTTTTCAGCATATAAAATGTTCCCATTATCATTCAAAATGGATAATAATCTTAGCATTGATAATGGTGACCGAACATGGTAATACCTTTAGATTCCACTACATTCTgctacaacaaaacacaacaccaaTTCAAAATGCAAGTGACTAATTCCTTAACAATGAAAGTGTTCACCTAAAAATCACATGTAAATAATAGATCCATTAAGAACATGTTCAAAATAAACTTTCTGATGTatgtttttctaaaacaaaatatgtaattCATATAAGATTTATATTACTTTCAATGTCTGGTGACATACTGCTATGTGCAACATATTTGGACATGCATTACCCCACCACAACTCAAGAGTagaggaaaatgacctcaaatatgaatgtatttccaacagacaaaaggaaaaaagatcagAAAGAGACACATCAATAGGGGAAATTCACTTTATTGGCCTGGTGTGTTCAACAGAGCTTAAGGGTGCTTAGTTGGCAGCAATGGTGTCCTGGATCCAGCTCACATAGTTGCAGACCTTGGTGTACACACCAGGGTTGTCCTTCTGAGCACAGCCATAACCCCAGGAGACAATGCCCTGGAGCTGTCCATTGCAGACCACAGGGCCACCAGAGTCACCCTGGGATGAAGGAACAGAGTGGTTAAATATGAAGCATGTTATAATAAAAGGACCACATTTACTCTGAACTGAAGATGACTTTCTATCTAGCCCCATTGGTGTTCCCATCCTTTACTCTTGCTAACATGTCAAAATGACACCCAGAAGAGACTCCCTAACATTTCTGGGAAACACCTACAGGAAACTTCCTTGCCAGAGACACTAGGACATTCCATTCCCACTcttaggattacaggcatttacATGAGAAGGGAGCCAATTACCTGGCAGGAATCTTTGCCTCCCTCCAGGAAGCCAACACAGATCATGTTCTTGGTGATCTTTCCAGGGTAGGAGGCTTCACACTCAGCCTGAGACAGCACTGGGGCATCCAGGCACTGGAGCAGGTCTGGGTTGTTCACTTTGAGGAAAGGATAAGAAGGGAATGGGATTCAGTGAAGTTAGGGATCAAGGTTCCAGTGTAAACACTCTGTGACCCCTGGAACATTCTTCAAGATATTAAGGACCAGCAAGAAGCTTAGATCCCAGAGTAAGCGTTATTAATGTCCTTTCTGGAAGTAATAAGAGCAACTTTTACATATCTCCTGTTTACATTCTGTGAAGTCGATCATTCTATGTGCAAATATCCCCTGTGACATGTGCAGAACCCTGTGGGTATTGAGTTTTTACAATGTAGTTATATCTAAGAATCTAATGGTGAAAGTATTTACACTTACTTGGCTCTGGAAATTTGTAAAAGTAGAATTGTCTTACTCACCGCCAAAGCTCAAGGTGTTGCCCCAGCCAGAGATGAGACACTGAGTGCCAGCAGCTGCACAAGAAGTGGGCAGAGATACAGTGGCCACTCGGGCATTGAGGGCCACAGGGGAAGCAAGCTTGATCAACATGATATCATTGTCCAGGGTCCTCGAACTAAAGTTGGGGTGTCTGATGATCTTTGCGGAACTGACAAACTGTTCATCGCCCTCAAGGACTTTGATGTTATGTTCTCCCAGTCTCACTTGGATGCGGCTGTTGGAAAGAGAAGATGGTTAGCATTTTCCTCCCCATACCCAAATAGCCCAGAGTTATTAAATgtgtgctgttgttttgttgtttatttgtttgttttttttgtggaATATGACAGGAATAAGGAGGAATTCTCATCTGGGCTCACAGAAGTATCTGTGCAAGTACCATTTGACACTGAACTCTTTTCTGCTTCAAAGACAGGTATTATGATTGAGGTACAGAAGTGCAGTTGGAGACTGCTCATCAACAGATTGTTCCCCCGCCACCCCCTTTGTATAGAAAGTATCTCCTTGTATCTTCATCTTTCCTCTGTATAAACCACACTAATCCTTTACTCTAAAATATATTATGGTTCTAGTCCAGCTTGGTATAAGAATAGTTTGGTTCATGTAGCTATGGCATCTGGCAACTTGCTCTGATTCCCTTTCTTGGAATATATCCTAAACTTTCTAAATCATGTCCTGGCTGATTCTGCTGCATGTTTAGGTCTGATACCCTCTGTTATATGACCTGAATCCAATTTCTCTTTATATAgtgaaaataattgaaataggAAATCCTAAATACCTACAAATTGTCAACACTCACTGACAACTGAGTATATCGCCCTCTTATCGGACCCAATGTTACTACTTGCAGAAGTCTTTTGTGACTTCATGTTTGGTTCTTTCTACCCTAAATTTACCTCTCCTTGCTGTCATTATCTGCACCACTGGTGGACTTGGGGTGGGTCAAGGGTGTGAGAAGCTTCCTATCCTCTATCCTTATTCTCTCCAAACTCATGAAATGAGCTGCAGTTAGTGATCTCTCTTCCCTCACTCTCTTCACATTCACCTTACACCCTCAGTTCCTGCCTAACCTTATACTTTGCCCTTAGAAGCGTCAAGTGTGTGTTCTGTACAGTCAGGGCCCATCACTTACGACTTGTAGCAGTGAGCTGCAGACACCACCCACTGGTCATTGATGAGGGAACCTCCACAGAAGTGGTAGCCAGAGTTCAGGGATACCTGGTAGGGGACGGAATTCTTCTGGCAGGTGTATCCTCCAACAATcttgtcatcatcatcaacagGGAAAGCAACTTCAATAAAGACAAGAAGACCATTGAGAAGACAATTCATCAAGGTTCTGGAGGGTGGAGCCCTCAGGCCTCCTCCAACTTTCAGCTAATAGAATCTTTCCTGAGTACCATAAGTGAAGGCAAAAAGGAAACCCTGTATCCACCGGAAGCATACTGAACAACATAGACAGTGCGGCAGGACAATATAAAATTACTCTATAGGTGACTTCCTTGTGATTGGTTACCAGGGATAGGGCAAGTGATGTTCTCAGCATGCTGAAATAGGGTACAAATATGATTGTATGATACACTGCCGGCTTTGATCTTAAGTGTATCATTAATTGTCACCCTGTCTGTAAGAGAGCTTAAGGTGTTTGCGGTAGTTGAATCTATCTTggaaaatatattggttaaataGCATTTACATACCCTGTGTGGTACATAAAGCTTTTATACTAGAGTATTTAAGCTTTTAACGCTTAAGTCTATTTATAAAGACAAATACAAAGAAGGACTTACATAGCACAGAGGAATGTAATGTTTTTGCCTAGGATCATTAAGTTTTAACTTTGATTGCATGGTTGTAAGTCTTAAAGTCCCtttgacatttaaatattttttcataaatatgtcCATTCTAATACAAAGTAATTGCCTCAGATACATAAAATGAGACTTTTTAGATATTAATATCCAGTAAAATGAGGATTTCAACGTTCAACTTTGGAATACTCCTCTGTAAAGACAGTCTGCTGAGCTATCTTCAAGCTGATAGAGCCAATATAGATGCATGTGGGTTCATTTCATGGAATCTCCACATAACTTCCTTTTCTGAACTCTCTGATCACATATTAAATGGCAATAGAATGGGGTAATAAAATTTAGGCTTACTGAGAAGCCTGAAATATTGGAAACAGAACtgttggaggaagagagagaat
The Acomys russatus chromosome 10, mAcoRus1.1, whole genome shotgun sequence genome window above contains:
- the LOC127194341 gene encoding anionic trypsin-2-like, which translates into the protein MSPLLFLALVGAAVAFPVDDDDKIVGGYTCQKNSVPYQVSLNSGYHFCGGSLINDQWVVSAAHCYKSRIQVRLGEHNIKVLEGDEQFVSSAKIIRHPNFSSRTLDNDIMLIKLASPVALNARVATVSLPTSCAAAGTQCLISGWGNTLSFGVNNPDLLQCLDAPVLSQAECEASYPGKITKNMICVGFLEGGKDSCQGDSGGPVVCNGQLQGIVSWGYGCAQKDNPGVYTKVCNYVSWIQDTIAAN